The Apostichopus japonicus isolate 1M-3 chromosome 12, ASM3797524v1, whole genome shotgun sequence sequence AGTTTACATCAACTGCCATTACTTTACAGGTGCCACATCATTGTGATAATATCATAAAGTAAACACATACATTCGACTAACTGTCCTCTGACTACATAAACCACCAAGTACTTGAAGTTTGTCAGAATAAAATTTACCTCTCTATTAACTGCATATCCTGAAAGCATTAATTCAAAGCAAATTGCCATTATCTGTTAGGTAGTTAACATTTAACCAATATTAATAACAACTGAGAGTGGGTACCTATCAATGAAGGCAATATGCCTAAGGTAAGAATACATGTCTCAGCTATTTAATCCTAGAAGTAtttctgtacatatatactaaataTCCCTAGTTCTCTTGTATGTTGTACATTTCTGTCTGTGCCCTCCAGGGGTGTATGTTTGATGTAAATTAAGCCCTAGAGTTAGAATAAAGTCAGAGAGGTACCTTTAGGCAGCCAGTGAGTAAACTTGAATTTTGGGCCTCTCTCTGCTTTACAAGAACTTACATCCTTTTACTAAGAAGTCACTAGATTAATAACCATTGTTTATGAGTGCAGTGCATATGGGGTAAAACTTTGGCTAGGCAATGCACATTTGCCCAGATACTTTATTTAGTTCATAAATATGGGGGCATACATTGGCCCATAATGCCATGGTCACATTATCTCGGCATCCCAACATAACACTAAGTATATAAGGTCTAGGGACTTATTGTAACATCTAGAACCATTATTGATGCACTTTTGGAAGTTTCATGATGAGACCATAGATATAGCAATTAGTGAAAGTGTTACAGTATATTTGCTATGCGACTAGGTCTGTATTGGTGTTCCATGAATATGTGCACATGTAGTCGGAGGTATAGTATGAATATAAAGCTTTACCTCTGGTTTATACGAACATTAAATACCACAGACTTGTTGCTTTCATTGCTAATCCAAAGATATTACAGAGAGTACAGGTACAACCAAACTTGAGGTGTGCTAGTAATCACAATGTCCCATTGTGCTTTTCACACATTTTTAGCTAAGAAATTGTCATCAGTTTGCCTGATAATGACAAGAATTTGCCAAGTCATATACAAATCATCACTACCAAAAGTGCTAGCTTACTCACATCTGCCAGACTGTTATTTGTTTGAGTGCAAAGTTATTAATGAACAAAATTTACTCAATTAACATGCTTGCATTAAAATCAGGTAAGTTCAATAATTTATGATCATCCAAGTGCATTCCAGTGGCATGTCTCTCTTTTTAAAGTAAAATGCATGATGCAAAAGGTCCTGGTATATGGTTGCCAGGCACCATTGTTTGCGAAGAAGCTGCCAAGCAAATTGCCAACAGTTACGTCAAACTTTTGCGaaaactgaaaaatgtcaatgtgaATCTTggtaacatatttcaaagactAGATAGGAAGATATAGAGAAAATTCTCAACGATGAGTTATATTTGACATTTCCAATTCTTAAAAGTGTGTTATTAATGAACCCACAGTGTTGCctgaaaggcattgaagactcgccccaattGTACCGTGCTTTGAACAAGTTAACTTTcctttgcttgcaagtgaagttttcttcttgtcgctacaaaatacagacagtaatgaaacatgataccttgttagcTTTTATCAAgatctgagatgtccacgctgctatgtacagtacactgtgttgtgggtattgaccatagctgtatgtattaactgtacactagtgtctaattaccgacggtagcaagctgtgtgtgtattttctgggatcgatggtggtgtctaacactacattacacctcattcaactAGGACAGTTTACCgccatgagacgtttctttgtgcccgagtcttcacaccctttaatttgTAATACCTAGCCTTTGGGTGTCCTACAGTATCTTTATTTAAGTTTAAACATTGACTTTGAGACAACATGTTACTCattaaatatcaaaatacaCCTGCCGTTGACTATACTTTAGCAATGTTCTAGCAACAGAGTATGTCTTACCCCAGCTACAGTCTAATCTGATATTGGATTTTCAGTGTTTCCTGTGACCTTAGGCCAAACCACAGCAAATCTAGTGAAAAAACATATAGCCTAGTTGTGCAAACATAATGTAATTAACTTAAAGCTACAAGTAATTGTGCTTTAAATATTGTGAATCAGTGAGATTTTCTGATTAAGCCTCCACATTTAAATATGATCAACTGCTCTACAATACCATACAATGTCAGAAAAAGGAGAAACATAACCCAGGAGATGGCTAGCTACTGCAATGTTAACATTATCATTGGTCAATTTTGTGACATTCTTTTGCAAATTTATCAATAAATCAACAATAATGTGGCATAATCTAATACTAATGAAAACCACAGATCCAAACTTTACATACTACAGGAACTAAAAGAAGGGAAGTCGCGAAAACATGCTGAACGTTTCGTAAATACACACTCACTAATAGCAGTGTTTACGCTAGTAAGCCAAAATGTGTTACGCAAATTTTACAGGAAACGACAGCGTAGCCAATGTATGCATTGGCCCTAGGCTAAGCCAACAGTTCGAGTTAgcctagcctatagcctataggcctatgttCCTTCATATTCCTTGCAGAATACGTAGCGAATATATAACAAATCATTCGACTACAGCACACAGACACCCAAAATGTCGAAAGGTGATAAATAGTTCTTCCCGATACTAACCTTTGATTTCGTTTCAAGTCTCAAATCACAGCTTATATGTTGAGTTCACAACACTAACGAAATACTAACAGTAGCACTAGCAGCACGCCTGACTTACGGGGAATGAAGGGAAATCCCATGAGTCATTCAATTGTACGTCACTAACAATAACATCAGGGGTTGTAGCTTTGAACTTCTACACCTCAGGGTAGATAATGACATGTAAATCAGTTACGCCCACCAAAAATAGCTCCACCTAGCTAGCCTAAAACGATACGGAAGCTTCGTACGGACTTTCATATGAAATTCTTAATTGGTGTTTCTTTCTAAAAAAAGGTAATGACTTATGAACAGGACCATGTATTTACAAAAGAGTCTGTTGGAAACACCTTGAGCTTATTTCAGACACATTTGTGGACAATTTGGGTGTTTTTGAAGTTAAAACTCAGCTGCACCTCAGGGTAGCTCAGTAAAGCGATTGAGTGAGGACTCAACCACAAGCACATGGTCTTAACCAACTGGACATTACTTTTTAATTAAACAATTCAATAAAACACAAAAGGAAGAAACTGTTCAAATTAGAAAGACTCTGGTATCATAGCTCCTGCATGTCTAACATAGATCCATGTGTTACTGTTGTGTTTGATAAAATGCTGGAACAATAATTGGCTAATTACGGTACGTcctaaaaataaaagaaaagaaaacacacaaGCAGAAGGCATAAAGCTACTAACAAAACCAGTGCTTGATGAACACCTGTTAGCAACCTATCTATATGACTTTTCAATGTCCtaatttcaagaaaacaaattgataaTATCTCCTATATTGAAACTTATAGCAGAACTCTTCAAGTATAGTGGAACAGTATTATAATCGACTACACTAAAGTGGGAATTCTGGAGAGTGAAATTGAGCCTGTGTGAGCAAAATTGTCTAGGGCTTAAATGAAGGTTAAATGAGAGCAAAACAAGACAGCTTTATGTTACTTATATCAAATTTTAGATTTTCTGAGGCAAAACCAATTTCAAACATTCTAATTCATTTAAGTTATAACACCTTTGCTTGCCCTGTTTCTGAATATGAAGTGCATACAGTGAAGTACTCATAATCTGCCAATGGAATTGAACCACTTGTAGAGATTACTTCTACATCACCAGAACAGATGTTAATGCATCACTGAGTCAACATAAAAAGGAACAAGTTAGTGAACAACACATTGTACTCATTAATAATGTGTACTTAACCCTTTTCAAATGTTTGACAACAGGCTCAATAAGACTGACATAATATGGATGtcatacaatttttttcattaatatcTTGTAACAGGTACTGCACTATCATAGATACTTACACACAGCGTCATCTATCACCTATAGCATGATATATGGTGAATAAAATCTTTAGGAGACAACAAAATGAGGGTGCACTTTGGATCATATATTACCAAGTTTGAGATTTTGTgggatattttttattttaatatgaaagtgACTTCTAAATCAGTTTGAAGTTGTGATATCAGTAAATTGAAACCAAACAAGGTACATGGCATGATTACGGTAATTCAAGTCTAACTATTCATTTGAttcaatacaaaattaataGATATTGTTCACCAAATCAAATCATCTCTTTCTTTGGtgacaggtacagtatatactacagAAGCGAATATTCACTGGCCTCTTGGGAATGTTTGAAAGAGTTGAAACTAAGAACAATACAACATTCATGGCCTGTATCTCTGTTTATGTTCAGATCAAGTTGTGTTGCTACTACAGTTCTGAAAGCCAATTCCCTACAGGCATGAACAAAGACCAAAAACCCTCTGCTGTATTACAATATGTCTGTAAACACAGGTAAGCCTTGTTTATATGCTTTCCATCCAATTTTGGGCGGAGCTACGCTCGTTGGGGAGTGACTTGAGGTTGAGAGCTGGAGAAAGTGCTGACCCGGAGTTTGTCACAGGCACGCATGATATATCACTGAGTGCGGTGTGACGATATGGACAGCAGAGTCGTATACGTCTCAGTAAGAAActagagttcctttatactAAAAATGAACTCTAAAAGCAACAATAGAAGCAACTACTGTAGTATTGGGGGCACTCTCTCTGTTAATTATTCCCCGGTTAGTATTGGAAATTTGGTGGGCTTGTTGTCCTTGAGGAGACCCTTCATagtgatttttttatattactcTACTCTCCAAACcttgatattaaatataaataaaaaaaaatagtcataGCCAAATAGGCCTATGGCAGCTAGCCGCCatttcagtggcggagctaggggtattgatcacgggggggggggggggggagggggtggcgaTAATGGTCTGTAAGGGCGCTATCGacattatctaagcggagcgccaccaccggttggcgcggagtgtacatgaatttttttgagtaaagatattcccttGATCGCCAGAAGTGTCTTTTAGagaattttgtcagaaaattacaccgaCAAAATGTGACAAGTGTCAATAGGAAGATGAGAcctcaataatcgcgaataagtaaaaagtggaaaaaaagctgaaaagggcgccagcagtccatttgagtccgtcggggggggggggctgactgTTTGGCCGTTCCGCCACTGCGCCATTTGGTTCTGGCACAGCCATGTGCACATTTTGTCACTgccaacaaacagaaaaccaaacaGTATCAAATTGTACTCATTTTTATTCAAATCAAGGTGTCACCGAGAAAGTGAGCAAAATCCCAAAACCAAGCACTTTTTTTTGGGTATATGGAAGACGGCCTATTATGCATTTGTCCAAAACTGAGTTTTTTGTACGTGTAACATAGTATATCACTTGTACGTTTTAAGAGTATGCACCCTCTCGGAGTCGAACGCACATGTATCACAATACTTACAGTCTATACAGTCTTATTTCGTTGTTTTTTGTTATACTTTTCAAGACCGTTAGCTATCACATGGTGTCAGAAGTATAGTACGATTTGGCTGATAATACATCCGCGTAAATATTCGTTAACTTCACATAGCAGGAGAAATACAACCGACCAAGAACTGCTTCCATGCAACGCACGTGGCTTAGCATTAAAGCCTAAAGGTATCACACACAGTGCAGATAtacctacagtaggcctagcctatattcTAATTTCTGGAACTTATATTCGAacgttatatgtatatattgattgCACAAGCAGACTCGGTACGCACACACAATACAGTAATACTTACAATTTCATTATGTGATGGAACAGGCTCAATTAAAAATGCGTAAAAGCACGTTCGAATACATGGTAGTTTAATACGATGACCTACTTTATGTCCATATGCATCTACCTAACAATCTCAGTTCTCCGTCTGCTCACTGATACTCTGTAATATGACAGTAGTAAAGAAGTTTCACCCCTGATCGACCTCGCAATCCTGCGGGGGATGATAGACTTGTTATCAAAGAAAAGACAacgttgttgtttttgttttgaggATCAGTTGTCGTTGTTGAGTTTGATAAGTGAAGTATTGTTATTATAGCATTGAATAGATTAATAGAAAGCCATGGGTGAATGGAGGAAAGAACCCGAAGTCAGGGGACAAAGGAGACAAAGAGCCAGTGAGGGAGAGATTTCTATTGAATGGAATTTAAGTTCTTAAGTACTAAGGAATGAGAAGACAGATTGGTTTCGTTTATTCGGGAAgtgtttggttttggtttttcaGTGGGAGATCTTCAATTAATGGGTCTTTATCAAGGTTGTTTTTATAGGTTAATGTTAAATTCTTCAAGAAGTTTCAAAATAGGACTTGTGTTGCCCGCATGAAGAACATGCCAGGTTCCGATATAAGAAGGGATTTTTAGTGCAAAGTGATAGGCTGTTGTatggattctgtttaaaacttgtttgttggaattagagatggtaagcagggaTGCTAATATGACATTTACCTgatgtaggctactgtacatatactgtatgtagcttctgcctacagtatgttactCTTCCTATTAACCCCTTGCCCTATATAGCTCCTAGGGAGAACCAGACATCCCTAACCACCCAGTCCTTTACAAAACTGTCGCCAATCAACTTTCAATATATAATTTTCTATTAAATTCCAGCACATTAACATCATTACTTAGCTGCAACATCACATTAATGTGACCTTGTGTACATTTCAGATGAATGACACAGTTGTTGAACTTTGTAGTTTGTATGTAGGTTTGGCTTGGAGAGTACAAAAACCCAACTTCAGTTTAGCTTGTGAAGTGGCAAATTCTTCAATAATAGGAAATCAAGTTTGCTTCACAGAGTTGATACTCTTTAAAGTCACTAATTAAGTGGCCCTTACCAATTGTCCCACACTGAGCTCATGTGTTATgctactttattattattattattattattattaaaactttTATTTAAGGAATGGTTGTATCATGGCTCATTTGCTCATAGGTAGAACATCTGTGTCTGTATTCCAGATaaataggaagactgttctttctggatagtGAACATTTGGAATGAAAATTCTATATTGTAAAACCTTATCAATGAATTAATTGGTTGATACCCACAAGTCGGAGTGCTACTGTAGGCCCACACATGAGAGCTGGAAATTATCTCTGATCTCTtttggttctcacttaattctttgACCAATTTTAACCCACATGCTCGATATTAGTAATTAAGATAGGTAAGTGGAATTTTGAACAAATTGTAGGGCAAGGAATTACAAGGCTAACTGGCTCTCTGATATATCTTTTCCTGTAGATCGTAATTTGGAGGATTCGTAAGGTATGGTGGTGTTCAGTCCCTTTCAGTGTTTCTTAACATGGCCTAGCTACTGTGTTAAAGATATGTTGCTACAGTGATAGCCACTGTGGTTGCCATGTTTGAATTACAAGCTTACTTTTGGTCTTCATTCAGTAGCCTGAATATCTGAAATGGCTCATTTTTTTATGAGTTCAGTCAGTTAAGATTGTATGAATTATTACAAATGTTTACCATAATTACACAGTAAATTTGTATGCacacaatttcaaacattttctttgctTTGACTGTGTCATTTTCCACCCCCATCCTATTAACTCCAATATGGACAAGAAACCAATTGTTGTGAgctgcataccatgtatgcttTTTGAACGTTATTTGGTATTCCCAAGTGCTTGTCCTGCAGCCAAGGTTGTGCAGCCAGGTTTCACATGATAATCttgtcaatattttatacatatgatatttacattacatttcaGACCTACACAAAAGGTGGGATCATACCAGAATGGTATGGTTAATGCACTGGATTATTTTTGGTGAGTGAAGTACTCTTTAATGTATTGTGAACAGTATAGTTTACTTATAACTGCTACAGTAGATATCCAATATTATCGACATTACAGTAGGTCAATGAGGTACTCTTAGTAAACCATTATGTTTATTTTACTTGAAAAATAGGACGGTTTTATTTTGACAGCACTGTTTGATTTTGTATGACTGTTGGATCATTCTTTCACACTGTGGCAGTCATATTTTATTTGGTTTTGATTGTTAGTGAACAACATTGTTGTGCAATATCTGTGTGTGTGATCAATATACTGTAATCTGTTTTTTGAAAACATTAGTTCAAAGTTGTAAAGTCTTTTCATGGACTCAAGCTGTTTCATGTTGACCTGTTGCTATGCTAACATGTTACAAAGAGAGAAATGGTCAAACTGTTTTGATCTAAGACTTTGTACATGAACAATTTACAAAACAATGTACTTCTCTTGTAATGTGCAAACATTACTATTACAGTCTGTCAATATCATACAAAGCTAGCTGTCTATTGTTTCAGGCTGTAGCCTTAAAACAGCTATGTACTGTAGCTATATGGTAGAATTTTTAGAAAACATCTTGTGTATTTTAAACTAAAATACAAATTATGTATCAACATGTTAATAAGGTTATCAGTGTTGTTTTATGTTGATTTTCCCTCCATCATGCAGGGTTATTTGTTCAGGCACAGGGGTTCAGTACTACAGTTGTTAAGGAAGGGGAAGATGCAATAATAGAATGTGGGTTACAGACTACAGTGGAAGAAGGATACCTGAGATGGGAAGCTATGACAAATGATACTACTGTAGTCTTAGCAATTCATTTCAGAAATGGACATACTGACTGCAACGACAGAATCATCAATTGTACTATACACGCCAATGGTAGTATACAACTGGAGTCTGTTAGCAAGGAAGATGGTGCCAGATATTACCGTTGCCTTAGAGGAGATGATAATGGGTTTAACTATTTTTCAGATCACAGGCTCTTAGTTTTGTCAAAAGGTTTGTAGTCACTGGTTGTATGCATTCCACGATAAATACTAACAAACAGATGTCTTAATCTAGGTTGATTTGAGGTTTGACAGCAGTGTTTGATTTCAAGTGACTGTTAAGTCATTCTTGCACACTGTGgctgtcatattttatgattttgttaTAGTTATTATGTAGCTCTCATTAAGGTCTTGCTAGTGAACGAAATTGTTGTGCAATCTCTGTGTGTGTGATCAATATAATCAGATATTTGCTGAGTAGTTCATTTTGTAACTATAGATCTGTGTGTGGACTCTAGAAATGTTACCATTGCCTAAGAGGAGATGAACATGGGTATAACTATTATTCTGACCACAAAATCCTAGTTTGGTCAAAATGTCTGTAGTCACTGGTTGTTAAAGTTGTATGCATTTTCATGATAAATACTTACAAACAGATGTCTAACTCTTGTCTTTTAGTTTTGACAGGCTCTGACCAATCTCATTATTATAGTGAAGTACATGCTAAATGATTTTATAAAGAATTTGAGGTGAATCTCATTCTATATGAGGATCTCATAATGAGAGCACCACAtccatttttggttttgatgaaaATTGTAACCTTTGCATGTATTCTGGcgtatgtgtgtgggtgtatgggtgtgtgtgagtgcctttgtgatgcccagcttgtaaacatgatatctcaagaagggaatgtcaGACCAACTTCAAATTTGGAGtgccacattaagtacaagaagcctattgtttttgatgggggtcaaaggtcatttggggtcacctggggtcaaattgtcaaaaccttgtaacacgatatctcaagaagggaaaggTCAGATCAACTTCATActtaatgtgtagaagtaccaaaTGAATTACtaaaagcctattgtttttggtggaggtcaaaggtcgttttgggtcatcagaggtcaaattgtgacaCCCTTGTATACATGTTCACCATCACTGTGTACAtaacgtcagattcatgaagaaaactgcccGTGTtccatcatcgaaaccacagtgcatttttgcattctggtttgttAGTGAAACAGAGAACTATGTGTGGATGTAGTGATTTAGTTTCGTCCAACCTCCTTTAAAATTGAACATTCCGTGACGGGTTTCCGGAAGCCCCTGATTTTCAGGGGTTAGAAAGTTTCTAGGAAGCGTGGGCACAACCGAGGAGCGACGCGAGCGATTAACCTGGCCTCCCGTATATATTTTGTAGCGAACGACTTCTACAGCGATTGATTCTCGAATCTTAGTATATTTAAGGATCTTTCCACAGAACGTTTATTTTTATCTGTGGATTTTACCCGAGGACACTTTATCCAACCTTAAAGTCGACTTAACTTCGAGGAACATTTTAGCGTTACcaattatatatagcctaccgtTGATTCTACCTATAGCACTTATACGTAAGTCCGCCTTACCTACTATTACTTATATCTACAGCCATCGCGCCGAGCCAGgacttatattttattataacctAGATGTAGCGTGAGCATCAACACTTCTAAAAGGGGCTGGCGAAAATATTCGCCACCGATTCGTGGAGTGTTTACGTGTTCATGCATATATCATTTTAGTACCTAGAAGCTATTCGGTCGCGAAAGCCTTCACGCGATACAGCATATACCATTTATTTACTGGAAGCCACTGGATCGCGGAAGCCGTATATTATTTAGCGTCATAGCGCCATCATTAGCATCTAGCCTGTAGTATCTAGCCCGTAGTATCTAGCTTTCAACCTTATACAGAGTCTGGTAACTTAAACACCAGCTGACTTAGCCTGAGGATTCCAGCGTTAGCAACAATCCAGGATATGAACGGTGAAAGGACATAGTATTTAAAGGTATATCGatctttttggttccttgctttttgcaaagcaaggaacctatgtgttcaacttggcgtgtgtgagggtgtgtgtgtgtatgtgacgcttggcttgtgtacacgatatctcaataaggaaatgatgtatcatgatgaaacttgttgggtggatagcccatagtaagaggaagatccctattgtttttggtgcccgcaaagttcaccaaaggtcagttagatgccaaaaaccaatatattaaaaacagcaataactcccaatgacagggtccgacatggttgatattttgggagtagttgtgaatggggtaaggcatcgtttccaaacataattGTTATGTGatcaaaggtcaacaaaggtcaattaatgataaaaaactagtttttttgcgataacttgagaacgaaatgtcccttagggttgggagttgcttcaatgtaatccagttgtcgacccgcacctgggtgacccttgacctcaatttgacctttggtgacctgtacgtgtttttggggatttttacagttttgatgctattttcagatgtcaaaggtaccttctgaacataaatgtcaataggttgaccccgtgtgacctttatgtgcgaagttatatggggtcaaagtttttcggtcggagttaggatggttgtacagacttgtcgttttgttttttggaatcaggagattaaactacatctgaaaccaaggtcaaaaggtcaaaggtcacattagaaaaaatgtgcttattttgggaggaaacgagcaaaaaagaaaatgtttggttttgatgctagatttggataccaaaggtaccttccgatcaaaaatgtcaattggttgacacccgtgtgaccttcgtgtgcgaagttatacgaggtcaaagttaatttttagacatttaatgcagtaactcccagttccaaggtgtgacgtggttgatatttttggacaagttgcaaatggtataggggaatattttcaaacttaacggtcatgtgatccgaggtcaccaaaggtcaaataatgttaaaaaactagtattttgggaggagaaactgggcaaagaaaaaaatgtttgaatttgtatagtttgatgctctatttaggtctcaccaatcaaaaatgtcaataagttgacccaaggtgacctttgtatgttaagttatatgaggtcaaagttaattttcagacatttagtgtaataactcccagtgccaaggtattacacggttgatattttgggacaagttgcaaatggtataggggaatattttcaaacttaacggtcatgtgatccgaggtcactaaaggtcaattaatgataaaaaactagtatttttgcgataacttgagaacgaaatgtccgttagggttgggagttgcttttAAGTATtccaattgtccacccacatctgggtgacccttgacctcaatttgacctctggtgacctttttgttttttgtggatttttacagtttcgatgctattttcagatgttaaagttaccttctgatcataaatgtcaattggttgacccccgtgtgacctttgtgtgcgaagttatacgaggtcaaagttaattttcagacatttaatgcaatgactcccagttccaaggtgtgacacagttgataCTTTTGGAGTtcttgcaaatggtatagggtaatattttcaaacttaacggtcatgtgatccaaggtcaccaaaggtcagctaatgataaaaaactagtatttttgcgataacttgagaatgaattgtcagttagggttgggagttgcttctacATATtccaattgtccacccacatctgggtgacccttgacctcaatttgacctctggtggccttttcgtgttttggggatttttacagtttcgatgctattttcagatgttaaaggtaccttctgatcataaatgtcaataggttgacccctggatgagctttgtgtgtgaagttataggaggtcaaagttaatttacagacatttcatgcaataactcccagtgccaaggtgtgacaaggttgatttttttggacaagttgcgaatggtataggggaatattttcaaacttagcggtcatgtgatccaaggtcaccaaagatcagctaatgttaaaaaactagtattttagggggagaaaatgggcaaagaaaacatgtttgaatttttacagttttgatgagCTCCGTTTAGGTAtcactgatcaaaaatgtcaattggttgacatagggtgacctttgtgtgtgaagttatgtatacaatttcaaagttaattttcagacatttaaatgcaattaaatcccaatgccaaggtgtgacacggttgataatttgggacaagttgtgaatggggtgttggaacattttcaaacttaaaggtcatgtcatctgtggtcaccaatgttatcatatctgttgacccgcttgtaggtgaccttatacttcttacattttcgacgccatatttagatctcaaaagtgcctttgatcaaaaatccgatcacattttgtgatcacaaaagtgttggctatagtgttggttactttatgcgtacatgtaggaccacaattacttggactatttgagcccaatcttgcttgataatattatgtg is a genomic window containing:
- the LOC139976780 gene encoding uncharacterized protein isoform X3, which encodes MHPLGVERTCITILTVYTVLFRCFLLYFSRPLAITWCQKYSTIWLIIHPRKYSLTSHSRRNTTDQELLPCNARGLALKPKDLHKRWDHTRMVWLMHWIIFGLFVQAQGFSTTVVKEGEDAIIECGLQTTVEEGYLRWEAMTNDTTVVLAIHFRNGHTDCNDRIINCTIHANGSIQLESVSKEDGARYYRCLRGDDNGFNYFSDHRLLVLSKEKTSSPPSIETPHRESVISYHIGKKGVLHGYNAPVCEDDVDGNLPVVCYPPAGVIVDREYETIQCNCTDSDGLMDSVTFPVTIITHWVHPGWRKAFLSLLVITILISFVLILICCNMYKNLKRWKASAEEMKKRSETKDKQISDL